The following are encoded together in the Myxococcales bacterium genome:
- a CDS encoding cation:dicarboxylase symporter family transporter, translated as MKRISLSNLILAGLVLGVACGLFLGEYAAALSVVGEAYIALLQMTVLPYITIALVANIGRLSPSEGKRFGVYAGGFLLLSLLLALGTITLLSQMLPERLSASFFSSSQLEEAATIDFVRLFIPSNPFYALANNVVPAVVLFCTAIGLAIMALEEKGEALKQLDFLTDALATINRQLVRLTPLGVFAIVASLAGTIHLDELNRLEAYLVINTVAALVLAYGVLLVLLAALTPFSYGELFRASRTAVLTAFITAKVFIVLPMLASSAEELFKQRLREPDDASTYVRAVTPLAYPFPHAGKLLALLFIPFTAWFVDEPLRLSQYPSFLGAGLFSLFGSPMVAIPFLLDMFRLPADMIQLFIASGVVTGRLGDLLGAIHIFFVSVLTACALSGNLRLRTPQLIRSLLLIAGIFTVATIGTRTYLASSLDTEYTRDQIIQNMHGATDPYPAVVHRVVPPPLDGTESSLQRITNGGVLRVGYHPDNLPYSFFNARDELVGYDIDMANHLARQFQCQLEFVPFTFATLSEQLDRGDFDIAMSGITMFPSRLTQMRFSRSISTVTAALIVPDHRREEISRMMDRHDFTGITLATARSDDASMIASTLLPGAEFTTLGSLREYLESGGKEADGMVWAAESGSAWTLLYPNFSRVLIRPLFRVPTGYPMALNNTELEGIISQWLGVIQAGPFDEQLYDHWILGKSADKRGKRWSMIRNVLGWVD; from the coding sequence TTGAAACGAATCAGCCTCTCGAACTTGATCCTGGCGGGACTCGTGTTGGGCGTGGCGTGCGGACTCTTTCTCGGAGAGTACGCCGCCGCGCTGTCCGTCGTTGGGGAAGCATATATCGCGCTGCTTCAGATGACGGTACTCCCGTACATTACGATCGCCCTCGTTGCGAACATTGGGCGCCTGTCGCCCAGCGAGGGCAAGCGGTTTGGGGTCTACGCCGGCGGGTTTCTGTTGCTCTCTCTGCTCCTCGCCCTCGGCACCATTACGTTGCTGTCCCAGATGCTCCCGGAACGGCTATCGGCGTCTTTCTTCAGCTCGAGTCAACTCGAGGAAGCCGCGACCATTGACTTCGTGCGGCTATTCATCCCGTCCAACCCGTTCTATGCGCTGGCAAACAATGTCGTCCCAGCAGTAGTTCTCTTTTGTACGGCGATCGGGCTTGCCATCATGGCACTCGAGGAAAAGGGAGAAGCACTAAAGCAGCTCGACTTCCTGACCGATGCCCTCGCCACCATCAATCGCCAGCTAGTAAGACTTACGCCTCTGGGCGTATTCGCCATTGTCGCCAGCCTCGCGGGTACGATTCATCTGGATGAGTTGAACCGGCTAGAGGCTTATCTCGTCATCAATACCGTGGCCGCGCTGGTACTGGCATATGGGGTACTTCTGGTGCTGCTCGCTGCGCTGACTCCGTTTTCATATGGCGAGCTGTTCAGGGCTTCTCGGACCGCAGTGCTGACTGCATTCATTACTGCGAAAGTCTTCATCGTTCTGCCCATGCTGGCCAGTAGCGCCGAAGAGCTGTTCAAACAGCGCCTCCGGGAGCCGGACGATGCGTCTACGTACGTTCGCGCCGTCACACCGCTCGCCTATCCTTTTCCGCATGCTGGCAAGCTCCTGGCGTTGCTCTTCATCCCCTTCACGGCCTGGTTCGTGGATGAGCCACTGCGGCTGAGCCAGTACCCGAGCTTCCTCGGCGCCGGGCTTTTCAGCCTCTTCGGCAGCCCCATGGTCGCCATCCCCTTCCTCCTGGATATGTTCCGGCTTCCCGCCGACATGATTCAGCTATTTATCGCATCGGGCGTCGTCACCGGTCGGCTGGGTGATCTGCTGGGTGCCATCCATATCTTCTTTGTTTCGGTCCTCACGGCCTGCGCGCTCAGCGGCAATCTCCGTCTCCGTACCCCACAGCTGATACGGTCCCTGTTGCTCATCGCTGGGATCTTCACGGTGGCGACAATCGGCACCCGAACTTATCTCGCCAGTTCACTCGACACCGAGTACACCCGGGACCAGATAATTCAAAACATGCATGGCGCAACGGACCCTTACCCAGCGGTCGTCCATCGCGTAGTCCCACCTCCATTAGACGGAACCGAATCGTCATTGCAACGCATCACGAACGGGGGGGTGCTGAGGGTTGGATATCACCCGGACAATCTCCCCTATAGTTTCTTCAATGCTCGGGACGAGCTGGTGGGCTACGACATCGACATGGCTAACCATCTCGCACGGCAATTCCAATGCCAGCTCGAATTCGTTCCCTTCACGTTTGCAACGCTCAGCGAACAACTGGACCGCGGCGATTTTGATATTGCGATGTCGGGCATTACGATGTTCCCCTCGCGACTCACTCAGATGAGATTCTCCAGGTCGATCTCTACAGTCACCGCCGCATTGATTGTGCCCGACCATCGCCGGGAAGAAATCTCTCGCATGATGGATAGACATGATTTCACGGGCATCACCTTGGCGACGGCACGCTCAGACGACGCCAGCATGATTGCGTCGACGCTACTTCCCGGCGCCGAATTCACCACTTTAGGGTCGCTGCGCGAGTACCTGGAATCGGGCGGTAAAGAAGCAGACGGCATGGTGTGGGCGGCGGAGTCCGGCTCGGCATGGACGCTGCTCTATCCTAATTTCAGCAGGGTGCTAATACGTCCTCTCTTCCGGGTTCCGACGGGCTATCCGATGGCACTGAACAACACTGAGTTGGAGGGGATTATCAGCCAGTGGCTGGGAGTAATCCAGGCGGGCCCGTTCGACGAACAACTCTACGACCACTGGATCCTGGGCAAATCCGCGGATAAACGTGGCAAGCGGTGGAGTATGATTCGCAATGTGTTGGGGTGGGTGGATTGA
- a CDS encoding AI-2E family transporter, which translates to MTDLSKRPTTPNEVIEAREETMRRATDIAVRLGALAIIVAWCLTIIAPFVGIVAWGLIIAIAVTGPYESVATTLGSRRGLTATLFVLLGFALIVVPAVLLSDTLVSGAQHFARDISDGSIEVPPPPAHVADWPIVGDQIYDIWSLAYENLTAALAKLGPQLQAVSAWLLKAAGSVGAGLLQLFGSLIVAGFILSRGADRAEAMEKLGSRLAGARRGPALVKLARATVSSVVQGIVGVALIQAILAGVGFVAADVPGAGLWAMLVLVSAIVQLPVGLVVIPPILLVFSSASTTVAVLFTLWCVFISLVDNFLKPILFGRGVEIPTIVIFVGAIGGMLSMGIIGLFVGSVVLAVGYELFKAWIDEDEASAQT; encoded by the coding sequence ATGACTGACCTTTCCAAACGACCAACGACGCCAAACGAAGTCATCGAAGCGCGTGAAGAGACCATGCGGCGCGCGACCGACATTGCGGTGCGCCTCGGCGCGCTTGCGATCATTGTCGCCTGGTGCCTCACAATCATTGCTCCATTTGTCGGCATCGTTGCGTGGGGGTTGATCATTGCAATCGCGGTGACGGGGCCTTACGAAAGCGTTGCCACGACGCTCGGGAGTCGGAGAGGTCTCACGGCGACGCTGTTCGTGCTGCTAGGGTTCGCCCTGATCGTCGTTCCCGCCGTTCTACTCTCAGACACGCTCGTCTCTGGCGCCCAACATTTCGCCCGGGATATCTCTGATGGTTCGATAGAAGTGCCACCACCGCCGGCCCACGTCGCGGACTGGCCAATTGTCGGTGACCAGATCTATGACATTTGGAGCCTTGCGTACGAAAACCTGACGGCTGCACTTGCAAAGCTCGGGCCTCAGCTCCAGGCGGTGAGCGCGTGGCTGCTCAAAGCGGCGGGCTCAGTCGGTGCGGGTCTGCTGCAGCTGTTCGGGTCGTTGATCGTCGCGGGCTTCATACTCAGTCGCGGAGCGGATCGCGCCGAGGCGATGGAAAAGCTGGGATCGAGATTGGCTGGAGCACGGCGAGGCCCGGCGCTCGTGAAACTCGCGCGCGCGACGGTGAGTAGTGTGGTTCAGGGGATCGTGGGAGTGGCGCTGATCCAAGCGATTCTCGCTGGAGTGGGCTTCGTTGCTGCCGATGTTCCAGGTGCGGGGCTCTGGGCCATGCTTGTGCTCGTGTCTGCCATCGTCCAGCTCCCGGTGGGTCTGGTTGTCATCCCACCCATCCTGCTGGTCTTCTCGTCGGCCAGTACGACGGTCGCGGTCCTGTTCACGCTGTGGTGCGTTTTCATTTCGCTCGTCGACAATTTCTTGAAGCCGATCCTCTTTGGTCGCGGTGTCGAGATCCCCACCATCGTGATCTTCGTGGGCGCCATCGGTGGCATGCTGTCGATGGGCATCATCGGTCTGTTCGTCGGATCAGTTGTGCTCGCCGTTGGCTACGAACTCTTCAAGGCCTGGATCGACGAAGACGAAGCGTCGGCGCAGACGTAG
- a CDS encoding DUF2092 domain-containing protein yields MSVVKWRVWIPILGYMLMSLGSTASAEEPGKINTRALAEMKRSAEFIAKLESYHFRATMLEDRIDASGQVIEHGSVRNFYVRRPDRIRVEIEHNSGDSLLFTANARKVAASRNSGAEFAEIDSPGSLDDVIDLLIMELGVRPPLANLVYSNLWRVLRPRIESARYVGEVKLGSARCHHLAFRNEDVDWQIWIDAGEQPLPRRLVIHYKSEPGGLTVRASIDQWNVQFAHDPSQFDQKASEGAKKVSLSELAR; encoded by the coding sequence GTGAGCGTCGTTAAGTGGAGAGTATGGATCCCGATCCTTGGTTACATGCTGATGTCGCTCGGTAGCACGGCCTCGGCGGAAGAACCGGGCAAAATCAATACCCGAGCACTCGCGGAAATGAAGCGAAGCGCCGAGTTCATCGCCAAACTCGAGAGCTATCACTTTCGCGCCACAATGCTGGAGGACCGCATTGATGCGTCTGGCCAGGTGATCGAGCATGGTTCGGTACGGAACTTTTATGTGCGCCGACCCGATCGAATCCGAGTGGAAATCGAGCACAACTCCGGCGATTCGTTGCTCTTCACCGCCAACGCCAGGAAGGTGGCCGCATCGCGCAATTCTGGAGCTGAATTTGCAGAAATTGATTCTCCCGGAAGTCTCGATGATGTCATCGATCTGCTCATCATGGAACTCGGAGTGCGGCCCCCGCTCGCGAATCTGGTCTACAGCAATCTCTGGCGCGTATTGCGGCCACGGATCGAATCTGCGCGGTATGTCGGCGAGGTAAAGCTCGGCTCTGCACGTTGCCATCATCTTGCGTTTCGCAATGAAGATGTGGACTGGCAGATCTGGATCGATGCCGGCGAGCAACCGCTACCTCGTCGACTGGTGATCCACTACAAGTCCGAGCCCGGCGGCCTCACAGTTCGGGCCTCAATCGACCAATGGAACGTGCAGTTCGCCCACGACCCATCTCAATTCGATCAGAAAGCCAGCGAGGGCGCGAAAAAAGTGAGCCTGTCGGAGCTGGCCAGGTAG
- a CDS encoding M48 family metalloprotease: protein MMHREAQALIALVTVTTLIAGCAGTGGGEDKPKKRTILATEYDDVTIGAEAAVDLSRQMGIYDDPAMTDYVREVGRRMVQYTVRRPFQYRFYIVDQAMPNAFALPGGHVYISRGLLALAKDEAELANVIGHEITHAAERHASAQQEMARRVNPFTMPIVRMSKLASYQRAHENDADRGGQRIAAAAGYDPFGLPNFLQRLGNLDRLRFGSRLPGYLDTHPGTIERVATTSQRAAQLEVGRSAPVEADEAGYLKRIEGIVIGPNPAGGVFRGNHFIHPGLGFQMRFPAGWITSNDQQNVGARSPQGGAVVFLSVEGKAADPKEFAEKFIARHERRFNLEILRNTPIVIGGIDSWRVAANGNVGGQRLVGQLTFIPYGGLMYRITAVAPRRGANAYVAEARNTVRSFRPLPEDARGGFEVMRLRTVRARSGETIPALMKRTGSGFRPGGIAVLNGLFVDHRFRGGEMVKIAAVEPYEPARGTQ, encoded by the coding sequence ATGATGCATCGCGAGGCGCAGGCGCTAATTGCTCTGGTCACTGTGACGACCCTGATCGCAGGTTGCGCGGGCACTGGCGGGGGGGAAGACAAGCCCAAGAAGCGTACGATCCTCGCCACCGAGTACGACGATGTCACCATCGGCGCCGAAGCCGCCGTGGATCTTTCGCGCCAGATGGGGATCTACGACGATCCAGCGATGACGGATTACGTACGGGAAGTCGGACGCCGCATGGTTCAATACACGGTGCGGCGCCCCTTCCAGTATCGCTTCTATATTGTCGACCAGGCCATGCCCAACGCGTTCGCACTACCCGGCGGACATGTCTACATCTCCCGCGGCCTGCTCGCCCTGGCGAAGGACGAGGCCGAACTCGCCAATGTGATCGGCCACGAGATCACACACGCCGCGGAACGACATGCGTCGGCACAGCAGGAAATGGCGCGTCGGGTCAACCCCTTCACCATGCCCATCGTGCGGATGAGTAAGCTCGCTTCGTACCAGCGCGCGCATGAAAACGACGCGGATCGGGGAGGGCAGCGCATTGCGGCAGCGGCGGGCTATGACCCTTTCGGTCTTCCGAACTTTTTGCAGCGACTCGGCAATCTCGATCGCCTGCGCTTCGGTTCGCGACTCCCCGGCTACCTCGACACGCACCCCGGAACCATCGAGCGGGTAGCCACGACCTCACAGCGCGCGGCGCAATTGGAAGTGGGACGAAGCGCACCGGTCGAAGCGGATGAGGCGGGGTATTTGAAACGAATCGAAGGCATCGTTATCGGGCCAAATCCCGCAGGAGGCGTGTTCCGCGGCAACCACTTCATTCACCCCGGTCTCGGCTTTCAGATGCGGTTTCCCGCAGGCTGGATCACTTCGAACGATCAGCAGAACGTTGGTGCCCGGTCACCCCAAGGTGGGGCTGTGGTTTTTTTGAGCGTCGAGGGAAAGGCAGCAGACCCGAAGGAATTTGCGGAGAAGTTCATTGCGCGCCATGAACGCCGGTTCAATCTGGAGATTCTGCGCAACACACCGATCGTGATCGGTGGGATCGATTCGTGGCGGGTTGCAGCCAACGGCAACGTCGGCGGCCAGCGCCTGGTGGGCCAACTCACCTTCATCCCGTACGGCGGCCTCATGTATCGGATCACTGCGGTGGCACCGCGACGGGGCGCCAATGCTTACGTCGCCGAGGCGCGCAATACCGTGCGGAGCTTTCGTCCTCTGCCCGAAGACGCCCGGGGAGGGTTCGAGGTGATGCGACTGCGCACAGTGCGGGCCCGTTCTGGGGAGACGATCCCAGCACTCATGAAACGCACGGGCAGTGGGTTCCGGCCCGGTGGCATCGCGGTACTCAATGGCTTGTTCGTCGATCATCGTTTCCGTGGCGGCGAAATGGTGAAAATCGCGGCAGTGGAACCTTACGAACCGGCGCGCGGCACGCAATGA